A window of Pyrus communis chromosome 3, drPyrComm1.1, whole genome shotgun sequence genomic DNA:
TTCATGTTTTAGTGAATTTAAGAATATGGATATGAGGAGCTGAGATTAAGGTTGTCTGAGTTGGGGTTTGGTCGGTTTTTGTCGCGCAACCCCGTGCATTAGGCGAAATGGGGAGCAATGGGGTTGACCATCCATTGAAACATTTGGAAGAGGAAGGTGTCAGCAGCCAAGGACAGAGTAAGTATTTTCTGCAAAGTTGTCGAAATTTATGATTGGAAATGGATAACAAGTATTCAATTTAACAATTGGTTGCAGGTTCTTTTcagggagagaggaagaagaagacaaattCTGCACGGTCCTCTTCGGTTTTAGAGATTTTTCAGGAAAAAGAATTCAATGTTGGTTCTTCACCTCGGAGAGGTTAGTGCTCCCACGCAGTCTGAGTTATAGTTGCTTTTGTTGTTTGTTACGCATTGAGGGACTAAAAATGAAGCTTTTCCTTGAAGAGAGTTGACCAGGTTCTTTCTCTTTAGGGTGAACTATTCGAATCTAATTGTTTCTTGACAACCGGGAATTACTTACTATTTAACCGAGAAACTCAATGAACCAAAATTTGTTACGCATTATTGTCTATACAATGCGGAAATGAGTTTCGTGGTTTAGCTTAAAATTCAAGTGTAGGATTTCTGTATACTGCCGGGATGTTAGTTGTGCTCTTAGTTTAGCAATCAGCCATTACTTAGTGAAGTTCCTTAGGTGTAAATATGTCTTGGAATTTGGAATTTAGATGACCAGACTGAAGTTCTAGAGCGATGctgaaaagaaatgaaaaaaagtgATTTAAGTAGTAGAATAGTTCTTAAAATATATGTTATCGAAATTGTGAAAATACCTATGATTATGTCACACTATTGTTGTTCTTGTGGCCAATCCTTTTACTAAATTTTTCAGTGAATCATAGGATGATGCGATCATGATCCAAACCAATAATCTAATTAGTACAATGATGTGATCATGCTGACCCCAGATGTTACTGTACTTTAACGGCATACTGGGATCCTATGtatttctgtttcttttgttttagtgtttatcTATTTGCTCACTGATATGTACACGTATGTTCATGAAGGTTTGGACCATTCAATCACAGCACCTATTGGCACTCCCAAAGGTTTGCTGATTGAGGAGCATGAGATTAGATTCTCTAGATCCATGACGGAGAAGAAGGGAAGGCATGACTTAAAGCTGGATAGACTGTCAGAGCGTGAAAAGGTAGATACTATCATATGCGTGGTTGCTTGTTCTCATACCCGTGTTTGCTTGCAACTTTTAATTTGTCCATCTATCAGAACTAGAAACATGTTTGTTGGACTAGTTTCTTTCATGAAGCTGCAACTTCATGCTGAATAGATGGATGCCAAATGTTGTCCactaattttatttgaaaagcATGAGTGTATGACAGTCCCTGTCTTACAGtatcttatatttttttcagtACCTGATGACCGTGACATAAATTGAGTTATAATTAACGGCTCTAACCACTGAGGTTGCTAGTTATCCTCCACTCCACTCCCCCTCCCCCCAATTCTTTATTAACAAAATTTGGAATGCAGATGGTTTTATTTACTCTTATACATTCTCCTTTTAGTTGATCATTGTTTCTCTGGTTTTGATTTTCAGAAAAAACTAATTGTTGAGATGGTCAAGATACAAAATGATGGAACAGTAGAAGTTGATTTAGAAAAAAGTGCACCTGTTGCCTCTGAGTTGTTAGAGCTCCACTCTGTCGAAGATGTGCCCATCAATCTTGATGAGATGCCTTCCAATACCATCAAGTCAATTCCAAGGTTGAAAATTTGCATACTTGTGGTTGGAACAAGAGGAGATGTACAGCCTTTCCTGGCCATGGCAAAGAGATTTCAGGCATGTCCAACATAACAAGATGACTTTGTTTTGAATAATTTACCGTTGTTGGGCACTAATTGTTATAACTCTTACCTGTAGACGTAGGCCATGCTATGATGCTAGGCTGCTAGgcatattaaattttaaacatcatTGACATATTCCTGTATCCCTTGTTTGAAAAATGATGTACCTTATTGTCTATATATTTCCTGCATGTTTTAATGGTTGTAGATGGTTTGATCTTTTCTTGCAGGAGTTTGGCCATCATGTTAGGTTGGCAACTCATGCTAACTTCAGTTCTTTTGTGAAGTCGGCTGGTGTAGACTTTTATCCGTTGGGTGGCGATCCTCGTGTTTTGGCAGGATGTAAGAGGTCCTATATTGGAAGTACTTTTTTTAATGATATATAgcaatttatttcatttttgttaGCGATCTTGTTGGTAGATCACTTCCTATGTCTGTCTATTTTGTCAGATATGGTGTGAGTTAATATGTggttcatatagccgaccccacttagtgggataaggctttgttgttgtatgCTCTCTCTGCTGTTTACTTTCTCTTTCTTGCAGCTGAACCTTAATCTGAACAACTTGggaacttctctctctctctctctctctcacgcaCGTGTGAGCGCACACAACTCACTCTTCCTCTCTGCATAATTTTCTTATGAAAGCTGAATTGTAATTGTGAAAGCTGAGTTATTAGATTATTGACCaccttaaaaatttaaaattactacTATTCTTTACTCTTTAGCCAAAATTCAAGATTTTCCAATGCTTGGAGCTCTTATTTACGTCGCTAGTTACTCTAAATATGTTTAATGTTCCCAAATTGTCCCCTCAATTGCTTTATTGTAACTGAAATTTAGTGCCTTTTAATTTTAGATATGGCCAGAAATAAAGGTCTCATTCCATCCGGGCCAGCGGAAATATCAATACAAAGAAAGCAACTGAAGGCAATTATTGAATCTCTTCTTCCAGCATGCACAGAACCAGACATAGAAACCGGTGTACCATTTAAGGCACAGGCAATTATTGCAAACCCTCCTGCTTATGGTGAGTTATCACAAGTGAAATATTTAATGTCACTTCAATTGAATTATGTTTCTGGTAAGTCAGTATGTATTACATTTGACATAAGAGTTTATGATGAAGTATTATTGCCAATTAAGTTAGAAAGTGGCGTTGTTAGCTTATGAGTTGGCCCTGTTTGTTTTCTCTGAATGTTATGTCCTATGTGTATATGTTAACACTTCATTTCAGACTTCTTGCGTCTTACATCATCTTTTGTTATTGGAGCTTGCTGGTTCAATCAAGATTAATTAGACCTTTATATAGACCGTCCCTTCTTGTGATGATAGGGTCCCATTGGGCACGAAATTAGAATATTGATCTTGGACTGATGACTATAGTGGTCGGAACTCGGAAGCCATGCGCTGAAATATTTAGTTAGCAAAAGGCTTAGACCCTTATTTATTGGACCTTTGTAGTAATTAGATCTGTCTCTATGGTTCTAGATCTGTCCCTATGGTTCTAGATCTGTCTCTATGGTTGTGTGAAAATATAAAGTGTGAGTAATAAACTTATTCTAcatcttttcttcttctattaAGTAAAAAGATATAGTTCAATCGTAAGCAACTTCCTTTATCATGTGGTTTGGTTTGCAGGACATGCTCATGTTGCAGAAGCTCTTGGAGTACCCCTTCATATTTTCTTCACAATGCCATGGACGTAAGTTTTGACCACTTATTTTCTTGCGTTATTTTGATAGAGTAATTGTCCTCTTGGCAGACGCTCTTGTTAAGTtagacattcaatatggaccACTCATTCAAACAGGAATCCACTTGAAGAGTTTTTCAAATTGACAGTCTGGAAACATGCTAGAGTTTCTAAAATGTTTCccagtatatataataatattatacaGTTCAATTCTAGTACGATTCTAAGGAGGCAACTCAGGCTGTGATCCTACTAGTTAGGTCCTGtattaaaacacttttaaagaTGGGATTAGAAAGCTCCGATTTGGAGTCTTTTAGTCTTCACCAATAAGATATATTTAGGATTATGGATTACCTTCTTAAGTTTCTTCATTAGATCGATCTTAGCAAGTGTCAAGCGTGTGCAagtataattaatttatatataccATTTGGAAGTAGAAAAGGTAGGAAAACTTTCTTGGTCACATGGATTACATTGGTGTTTCAAGTTGACatgaataaaattacaaaatgaaATCTATTTAAGGAAGCTTAAAGGAAACGTTGtgttcttatttttgttttctagtaGTATGTTATGTCTTGAATGCTGGTTTATTTTGCGGGGAACTCTCTTCTGTGTTATGCCATCTTACTTATCTTTCTATAGACAGGCCTACTTATGAATTTCCTCACCCGCTGGCTCGTGTACCTCAAAGTGCTGGTTATTGGGTATGCTCtttttttggtatttacttctatttattttattgtcaTATGGTTGGACCACTGGATTAATTGATGGCAAATCTAATTCCATTTCTCTTTGCCACATCCAGCTTTCATACATTGTTGTGGATTTGTTGATATGGTGGGGCATTCGGGGATATATTAATGACTTCAGAAAAAAGAAGTTGAAGCTTCCTCCTATTGCATACTTCAGCACATACCACGGATCAATATCTCATTTGCCTACAGGCTATATGTGGAGTCCTCATGTTGTGCCAAAGCCAAGTGGTAAGTAATTCGATATTTATTATGCTCTTCTGCCAGTCACAGTGGTATATTTGTTGGAAGGTTTTGACGTGGTATGATATATGCAGATTGGGGATCTCTTGTGGATGTTGTtggttattgtttcttaaacCTTGGGTCGAAATATCAACCTCAAGATGAGTTTGTTGAATGGATTCAGAAAGGGCCTAAACCTATATATATCGGCTTTGGAAGCATGGTATATATTTTCTTCTAttagtttcttttcttgtcaTTTTTCTCTTCAAATAGTATGACAATTAGCAAAACAGGTTCCTTCAAATATCTATTCAACTAGATGAGTAACCCTGTGTTTCctctaaatcaattattatATTCTCTTTTTGTGGCCTTACTAATGTGTACTCTATCTTCTGAGTTGATGTAAAATCTAGTATTTGCGAATAACCAAGGCCAGAAATTGGTAGTCTTTTACGTTGTTAAAGTCTTACATTGATAGAGAATAACTTATTATTAACTTATATAATGTATTTAGTGTTACAAATATTTCACGTTTCAATTTCTGTATAAGGCTAGGAGAGTTCTGGGATTATCAGCTGGTGCATGTCttgtgttctttttgtttttaaaaagtaaaaaaggcTTGTAATTTAGACTTATAGATAACATGCTGATAGAGTTAGACAGTCACTAGCCCCCACAGATTAAGCCATAAGGAAGTAGGCTGATAATGTATTTCAAGCTTAGTCGAATCTGGAAGGATTGGTGGGACTACCTTCAATACTTTGGTTTGAACATTAGGAAAGTTCATATAACTTTTGTGCAGATTAGCATTGTTCCTTGAAAATTGATGATTATCTCGTGTAGTAATATATGCAACTTCTCCTAGAGAAGTTTAGAGGGCTCTTTGAGTACCTTGATAATAATACCAATCACTTACATTGCTTGATACGCGTAATTGTGGCTGTTTACTTATTTCTCAAGTTGTTTTAATACTTtgatttttatctttatttctGTCATAATTCACatttgtggctgaaaaaaaattcatgttttCGTCATGTTTTGACAATATTAGAACCTAAAAGTTTGCCTGTTTCTTTTTAAGCCACTCGATGATCCCAAGAAAACTACTGATATTATATTGGAGGCATTGAAAGATACAGGACAGAGAGGAATAATTGATAGAGGTTGGGGGGACCTGGGTAATGGTAAGTGTCTATTCTTTCTAAAATTAAGTTTCATGCTTTAATAAGTTCTTGGAAATTCCAGTCTGGTTTAACTTCTTTTTCAAGTATTACGTGTTTTGGTTTGTCAATTCATGTTTCTGATGGCATAGCACCATGTtatgattctctctctctctctccctcgttAACTTTGTCCTTTATGTGTTTTGAACTTCTGTTGACTACCATTACATGTTTCATTATAAGGGTATTTAAACCAAAAAGCGGGAACAAGAAAATCTGTTCTGGTCGCTTGCTTTAAATTAATGAAAGCGTAtctgatatcttttcttctaatTTGGTTTGCATGTTGTGTTTCAGTTACAGAAGCATCTGAAAATGTTTTTCTCTTGGAGGACTGCCCTCACGATTGGCTATTTCCTCAATGTTCAGCAGTGGTAATGTTGTATTTTATGGTTTCACCTTTTGGTTCCTTTTTAACTAATTACTACTCATGTAACCCGTACAACGATATCAATTGCAGATATTGATTTTTACTGCATGTTTTTGAAAGCTGTACTATCACAAATATGCAGGTTCATCATGGTGGTGCTGGTACCACAGCTACGGGATTGAGAGCTGGGGTAATGTTCTTTTCAGTCAGTGTCGtcgttttaaaatcatttatttCTGGGAGAATGGATGCATTATCTTTTAccattgttttggttttttttattttttgctggatattatctatattttaCGATATACAGTGTCCAACAACCATAGTGCCATTCTTCGGCGATCAGTTCTTCTGGGGTGATAGGATACATGAGAAAGGCTTGGGGCCAGCACCAATACCTATTTCTCAGCTCAGTGTTGAGAGCCTGTCAAATGCTATTAGAGTTATGCTGGAGGCAGAGGTATTACTGCTTTGTATTCATGCCTTATTTAATCAACAAAATATATCTCGTTTTGAAAATTATTTGCTTGTCGTCTGAATGAAGAAATTGGTGGGCGTGGTGCCTTGTAGAGATCATTCTACGAATTTGTTCGAAGTTGCGACAACTTAAGGATTGCTCTTCATCCTTAGTATCTCTTCCTTCTTAGTTCTTATTGAATCAAATACACTAACAACTGCCATGTACAAGTATTAGAATGTTcgcaaaagaaaaaataattacaatatTTCAATTATTCATTAAAACGAACACAAGCAAGTAGAGATTCTGATACTAAACAAATATTTCAAATCCTTCAATTGTTCATCAACGCTATTCCTCATTGCTCAGTGGGAAGTacatttaaaaatgaaatcaaatatgatatgattaaagtttcatgtttttatgttttggtaaaCGATTGCAATATTTTGTTCTGATCCTTcacttcaattttcatttttattcaatttcccTATAAATGGTTAAGCTTTCATCTTTATACTACCAGCCATGTGGTTACTGTGAAAGTAGTGCAGCAACATAGCACATCATGCATTCGTTCTAACCAGGATTTGAACCATCTTAGGTTAAATCTCGCGTGCTAGAAATAGCAAAGTTGATAGAGAATGAAGACGGTGTTGCAGCTGCAGTTAATGCATTTCACCGGCAGTTACCTCCTGAGTTACCATTGCAACCTGCATCTTCAGAGGAAGATGAGCCTCCAAACCCTATGGTGTGGTTATTTCTTCAACTTGAGAAGTGGTGCTGCCTGCCGTGTGGTGTGTAGGATTCTTGCTGTGTCGTGTGCTGTTGTACAGAtacgtttttctttttaattttttttatattctcaTATAATT
This region includes:
- the LOC137729152 gene encoding sterol 3-beta-glucosyltransferase UGT80B1, which produces MGSNGVDHPLKHLEEEGVSSQGQSSFQGERKKKTNSARSSSVLEIFQEKEFNVGSSPRRGLDHSITAPIGTPKGLLIEEHEIRFSRSMTEKKGRHDLKLDRLSEREKKKLIVEMVKIQNDGTVEVDLEKSAPVASELLELHSVEDVPINLDEMPSNTIKSIPRLKICILVVGTRGDVQPFLAMAKRFQEFGHHVRLATHANFSSFVKSAGVDFYPLGGDPRVLAGYMARNKGLIPSGPAEISIQRKQLKAIIESLLPACTEPDIETGVPFKAQAIIANPPAYGHAHVAEALGVPLHIFFTMPWTPTYEFPHPLARVPQSAGYWLSYIVVDLLIWWGIRGYINDFRKKKLKLPPIAYFSTYHGSISHLPTGYMWSPHVVPKPSDWGSLVDVVGYCFLNLGSKYQPQDEFVEWIQKGPKPIYIGFGSMPLDDPKKTTDIILEALKDTGQRGIIDRGWGDLGNVTEASENVFLLEDCPHDWLFPQCSAVVHHGGAGTTATGLRAGCPTTIVPFFGDQFFWGDRIHEKGLGPAPIPISQLSVESLSNAIRVMLEAEVKSRVLEIAKLIENEDGVAAAVNAFHRQLPPELPLQPASSEEDEPPNPMVWLFLQLEKWCCLPCGV